The nucleotide sequence GACAAGTAAGTTGCTATACGGGCAAATATAAATCAAACCATAATGAGCAGGAAAAGACAATGAAAAACCTTTTATTGCATTAGGAAACCTATAAAACCAATAGAGCAGTGATTATCCATGAAAACGTTAATGTCGCTCAGAAGGGTCATCTTGCAGTAGTAAACCAGCAATAAAAGGTATTCTGATCACACACCGGGATATCTGATCCTGTGCTCTTTTCGTTTTCATAGTTATACCATGCAGGCATACACAACTTCTAATTACTATCCGACGATGAACATCACTAACGCAACACCATAAATGAAACCAGTTCATCAAACGCAATCTACACTAGCTTGAAAATCCCCATTACTCCAAACATTCTAAGCTAATTAGACAAGAATccaaatacataaacaattaatcaacaacaaagacctgaacaaacaaaattcaaataccTAATTATACTATCTGTAGTTTACAACTAAATAAACCCAGAATCGAATAtcgaaaagaaaacaaaaacaccaTCACAAACACACCCATTTCTTTAAACGCTCAAAACCATCAGGAGAAATTATACTTTCTTAAAAAACCCAATTGGGGCCACAAAATTCCTGAGCTAAAACCCACATTGTATCAGTAATAAATCAACAATCTGATCAATACCCAGATGAAATGAGCAGGAGAAATTACCAAATCCGGCGAGGAATGGTAGCAGAGATAGGAGATTCCGCCGGAGACGGCTGCGACTGCTCCGAAGGGAATGCGGAAGCTGGACTTCGATTGACCTCGAAACGAGCTGTTGAAGGCGATCGGCGCCGCCTTGGCGAGCCTTTGGAAGAAGGTAGCCATTGGAAGAAGCAAAGCACAAATGCTGCTGGCCACTTGCCTTGCTGATTTCCCACTACTCTTGGCGACGTTTCCAGTTTCCACTTTCGTGGGAAAAGTCTTAACGTTTCTGGCGTGGAAGTCAGTGATTACTGGGCCCAATAGCCACAAGGCCCAATTTATGGATTGGATACTTTTCACTGGGTGGGCCGGGAATTCAAATATGGGCCTTGACTGATGAAGTTATGAGACATAGGTCGAAGCTTAAGGCCTGATGTGCTCTCAATTTCCAGTGGACCGGTGCCTCAATGTGAAAAAAGAAACCTTTCCTCTCGTGGAAAGTACTGATAATCCATGTGTTTTATGAGTCCTGTTAAGATACAAGTATCTAACAAAtacaaacacttaaaaatattaCTTTCTGAGTCCCATTAAGATATAAGTAGGTAACCAATACGAACACTTGAAGAGAGTTTCACGTCAAATTTGTTGAAATTCGACATGGCCTTCCACATACATAAAGTTTTTTGGATTagatttgttgaaatttgagtgtcgatgaaagaaaattgaagacaAAGAAGCAGACTCAACGACGAATTTAGGTCGTCGCACTTTTGAGATGCAATGTGAAGTCGAGAGCATCAGCATCCATGGATTTGGGGCTCAATCTTTGTTGAATTCGAATGGTAATGGAAGTAAATCCAAGAGAAGGAAGAACACATGATATCTTTACCAAAATACCCTTCTATCTTTTGCTTGAATACACGCCACATAAGCAATATTTCTGCCATATTAGCACATTCTGTCACATTTTGACTTAATAAACAAAATCTCAGCAAAATAAAGTGAAAATCAAGTTTCAAGTTGCAAAGTAACGATATTTTCATTACAAGAGAAACGAATTATGGTCTATTTATAACCAGATAATGAGATTCAAACATCTCATGATTATATGATTGAATTAGGATAACAATATCTCATAGCACCAATAGTATAGTTGGTGATGGTAAAACAATCCAAGTGATTCGCGCCTTCTTGATAAGCCGGTAACTGAACGACCATCAGTCAACCTTCGCCTTCTCAGGCGGTTTCAGAGATACGTAAAATCCTTGTCTGTCTGCCAATTCGGAATCGAACATTATCTCCTTTCCGTAAACAATGATGTGCAGAAAGAGAGATGACATTTCGTCCCCTCGAGTGGACAACACAACAAATTTCATAACAAAATATGTCCTATTCAGTATTGTTCCCAAATTTATTTGGAATTCGAGTTTGAGTTGTGTATGCTTCGTAATAACACAGTTTATTGCAcacaaatttgaaataaaacccAGTAAGTGCTTCTTGTAAGTGAAATCATCATTGCGGAATCAAAAATACCATTTCTTCAGTGTACCCGAGCTCTTTTAGTATGCCACTGAGCTGCAACAAAGCAAACAGAGAGTtatgagaaaaaagaaatagaaacgGTAATGGACTAAATGGTTTTACCGCAATTAAAAAGCAGGATACTGCCCTTCTTTACCTCTCCTTGCGATCGGTCTTGAGCCCTGTCACCAGATATATGTTTCATCATCCCAGGAGGACCACATACCTGCACAAGCAATGCAGGTCGATCGATGagatctaatgaaaattgaactAGAAGATGATATCGACAAGTACATAGTGCCTCTGCAGTATGTAACACTTACCAGGATGAGAGTATCTTCACCAGGAGCAGGTAAGCCTTTAACTGCCATGTCCTTTGATATGTAACCTTTTCCCCCTATCCAACTCTTTGTTGGATTATCTACAGTGTAAAATACCTGCATTTGGTTTCAAAAAATAAAGCCACGTTTCATgagagagaccatccaaatttgGAGTGATGCAATGATGGTATTTTATGATGAGACAAATGGTACCTTTAAATTTGGGTGGCTAGCTGCAAGTATGTCGAGTTTCTGTTTAAGCAGTATGTCATCAGGGGAGACATTCGCATAAAGAAATGACACCTAGGCCATCATCAATCGTCAATTTCACACAATTACAAAATATGCTGAGACTGTCGTATAGCGATTATTACATAGAATTGACATTGTTAAATATCACAAATATACTTACTCTATTATGTATATAAGTACACATATTAAAATGAGAAGTTCAAGATTTCAATTGGATAGACCGCAGTTGTGAATGTTGTGATGTAAAGACTAATGATATAGGCTATCTCTCACCTGAGTTGTGTCGTCAGGATTTTTCAGTATGGCCTCAATAACCTGAAGCATTGGAGTAATACCTGTACCACCGGCAATCTGTAACAAAGAATGAAATCGCACTTTCAGACAAAGAGACCACACAGATTTATCATACACCAATGATCTTAATTTTTGTAAGTATTCACGTGTATAGACACACAATGCAAGAAAGAACTGAACACCACTACCATAATTGATAAAGCTAACGACGATGCAAATGCATGGAACCCATGAGATATTCGTAAAAGGTGGagaaaattattatatattatatattgaaTTCTATACAAGTAGCTCATACCATGCCTATATGTTTCTTCATGTTGGGAGTATATCTGAGTTTTTCAATGGGCCTGCAAGAAACAGATACACCTGATTAGAAGATGATTTAGAGCATATCCACTGCTATTGCTTGTGAATGTGGATAAATTACCCCTTCATTTCAACTATGTCGCCTGGTTTTAAACTTGCGAAATGCTGGCTCATTTTTCCTTCTGGATACACCTGCATAGAGtttcaacaaaaatgaaagAAGCTTGAATTGCATCTAAGGGTCAATGAATCCTCAGAAACTTAACCAAATCAAGCGAATAAGTGAATATAATTGACAGCATACCTTAATTAACAAGTCAAAGTATCCCTTGGCATCTGGATCTGAAATAGGAGTATACCTGAGCATAAAGGTAAACTGAATAAACACTACAAGTCATGCAAATGAAAATATACGAGGTGACTGAAAATCAAAAAGTAAATTCAATAACTCATACAAACAGCTGCAGGTAAGAGAAATACAGAATTCAAAGACTTCCAAAGTTACATAATTAAGTCCCGGCataaggagaaaataaaaacagcATTTAACATGAGGCCAGAAAGACTTACGGGCGTATGACATATTTTGGTTTCCCTTCAGCATCTTGTTCTAATGGAGCCCTAGTGTTACAGGATCACAGGGACAAAAAACTATATCAATAAGGAATTTCAAGACAAAGCAGAGTAATTATAAACAGAAGAGTATACCTCGTAAGGAGACATGAAGCAACATATATACCCAACTTGGCATTCGGATCAAATGTAAACCTGCCAGTTTTGGAGAAAACTAAGAGAAATCAGTCACATTGATGTTTAGACATTCTACAAGAACATGAAATCAGGACATCTTAGTATTATTGCAGGTATTTGAAGAGCTAGTGCTTCTGAtcaatataaattttatttcaaataataGTTCTAAGGCATCTGGTGTGTCTTGAGGATATACCTGAATAATTGTGTATTATGGCTAACCCTTGCAGTATCTTGCAACTTAAATTCAACCCATTTGTCTGGATTAAGTGCTGAAAACACAGTAAACACATTTACCGAGCATGAATGTAAGGGTGAAAGAATTGGATGTGTGGCATTCACAGAAATTAAGCTTGATATACTAAGTTTCTAATCCGTTAACACAATACTTAGTTCATGATATAAAGCTTTGAGCTACATATTTAGTCTTATCAAAACTCACCCACTTTTGGGCCAGTTTGTTCTTTGATTTCATCTAGATAgacctgttaaaaaaaaaaaaaaaaaagaaggattcTTAGCTCTCAATTAGGCCTGGTaattcctgacacgacccgataacccgatacgacacgacacgaaattaacaggtgttcgggtcgacacgataatgaatcaggtcgttatcgggtaacccgataagcacctgttaagataacaggttgattcgggtatacacgtggataacacgatacacgataagcagaatattattttaataattttataaccctaaaaaaatactgtaataattatatatattaatttaacaattttatacccctaaaaactgtaataaatatatatatatatatatatatatattaaattaactataataattatacccctaaaatattaactatctataataattatatgtatataaatatatattaaattttgaattaaattttataaaaactataataattattaattaatatgcattcattgatttgattccataATTGATAATTCCATTCCATTCCCTGCAGTGCCgtcctttttgaagaaaaagagagggaaaaatgaaaattaatagaagtggtgagattttttttttttttttttaagttattaactttttattgcgtatttgacatatctcactatttttataatgactcaCGTGATGTACTAGTCCGTATACCAAtcaattatacgtacaaaataaatagatttaaatctacttaataaatacacacacacacacacacacaccattgaacttgatggaatacgaattctccaaaactaatttcagcgatcccaaccgtcaaacttgtttgtatatgcttcgagatcacatcagcaaaaagtTGCAAataacaaacattcagatatcaagtaacgggacaaaacttttcgacggttataagagaaaaatcacaatttaacggttattttaacttcgattttgatgattttttacagctacactcattgaccctatatgaatacaatgaatgaatttgatcttcaatttaaaatatttacacaagtggataccacaaaatcttatgttatacttgatgaaagaataaataaactctaactgttagtcaatctattgtttttatgggatacaaattctccaaaactaatttcaacgatccctaccatcaaacttgtttgtatatgctttgagatcacatcagcaaaaaatcacaaaaaacaaacattcagagatcaagcaacgggacaaagctttttaacggttataaacgaaaaatcacgatttaacggttattttaactccgattttgatgatcttttacaactacactccttgaccctatatgaatacaatttataaattcgaccttcaatttaaaatatttacacaagtaaataccacaaatcttatgttatacttaaagaaagtataaataaactcaagtgttagtcaatctatagttttgatgggaaacgaattatccgaaactaatttcaacgatcccaactgtcaaacttgtttatatatgcttcgagatcacatcagaaaaaaatcacaaaaaacaaacattcagagatcaagtaacaggacaaagcttttcgacggttataaacaaaaaatcatgatttaacggttattttaactccgattctgatgattttttacaactacaatccttgaccttatatgaatacaatgaataaattcgatcttcaatttaaaatatttatacaagtggataccacaaaatcttatattatacttaatgaaagtataaataaactcttaagtgttagtcaatctatcattttgatgggatacaaattctccgaaactaatttcaatgatcaaaaccgttaaacttgtttgtatatgctttgagatcacatcagcaaaaaatcacaaaaaacaaacattcagagatcaagtaacaggacaaagcttttcaacggttataaacgaaaaatcacgatttaacggttattttaactccgattttgatgattttttacagctacactccttgaccctttatgaatacaatgaataaattcgatcttcaatttaaaatatttatacaagtgaataccacaaaatcttatgttatacttaattaaagtataaataaactctaagtgttagtcaatctatcattttgatgggaaacgaattatccgaaactaatttcaacgatcccaaccgtcaaacttgtttgtatttgcttcgagatcacatcagcaaaaaatcacaaaaaacaaacattcagagatcaagtaacaggacaaagtttttcgacggttataaaggaaaaatcacgatttaacggttattttaactccgattttgatgattttttacaactacactccttaaccctacatgaatacaataaatgaattcgatcttcaatttaaaatattacacaagtggataccacaaaatcttatattatacttaatgaaagtataaataaactctaaagtattagtcaatctatcgttttgatgagatacaaattctctgaaactaatttcaacgatcaaaattgttaaacttgtttgtatatgcttcgagatcacatcagcaaaaaatcgcaaaaaacaaacattcagagatcaagtaacgggacaaaacttttccacggttataaacgaaaactcacgatttaacggttattttaactccgattttgatgattttttacagctacactccttaactctatatgaatatcatgaatAAACTCGATCttctatttaaaatatttacactagtggataacacaaaatcttatgttatacttaatgaaagtataaataaactctaaatgttagtgaatctattgttttgataggatacgcattatatgaaactagtttcaacgatctaaccgtcaaacatgtttgtatatgtttcgaGATCGTATatgtcaaaaatttcaaaaaacaaacgttCAGAGAGCAAGTAACGGGCCAATACTTTTTGAcgattatcaacgaaaaatcacgatttaacggttattttaactctgattttgatgattttttacaactacactccttgaccttatatgaaaacaataaatgaattcgatcttcaatttaaaatatttacacaagtggataccacaaaatcttatgttatgtttaatgaaagtataaataaactctaagtgttagtgaatctattgttttgataggatacgcattctacgaaactagtttcaactatcccaaccgtcaaacttgtttgtatatgcttcgagatcgcatcagccaaaaatcacaaaaaacaaacattcagagatcaagtaacgggacaaagtttttcgacggttataaaggaaaaatcacgatttaacaattattttaactccgattttgatgattttttatagctacactcattgaccctatatgaatacaataaatgaattcgatcttcaatttaaaatatttacactagtggataccacaaaatcttatgttatacttaatgaaagtatgaataaactcttaagtattagtcaatctatcattttaatgggatacgcattctacgaaactaatttcaacgatccaaccgtcaaaaatgtttgtatatactttgaggtCACATAaaccaa is from Pyrus communis chromosome 10, drPyrComm1.1, whole genome shotgun sequence and encodes:
- the LOC137748447 gene encoding NADH-cytochrome b5 reductase-like protein produces the protein MATFFQRLAKAAPIAFNSSFRGQSKSSFRIPFGAVAAVSGGISYLCYHSSPDLVYLDEIKEQTGPKVALNPDKWVEFKLQDTARVSHNTQLFRFTFDPNAKLGIYVASCLLTRAPLEQDAEGKPKYVIRPYTPISDPDAKGYFDLLIKVYPEGKMSQHFASLKPGDIVEMKGPIEKLRYTPNMKKHIGMIAGGTGITPMLQVIEAILKNPDDTTQVRDSLYH